Proteins encoded together in one Solanum lycopersicum chromosome 7, SLM_r2.1 window:
- the LOC138337294 gene encoding uncharacterized protein, whose product MFNGLNFSKWHEQVQFHLGVMDLDFALLNDKSTIITDKSSEDEKSFHKSWERSNILSLMFMQMTIANNFKSTVPQTESVTEYLKFVEKRFHSADKSLAGTLMAEFTIMKFDGSRAKSYYRDD is encoded by the coding sequence ATGTTCAATGGATTGAACTTCTCTAAATGGCATGAACAAGTCCAGTTCCACTTAGGTGTGATGGATCTTGACTTCGCTCTATTGAATGACAAATCCACTATCATTACTGATAAGAGTAGTGAGGATGAGAAGTCTTTTCATAAATCATGGGAGCGCTCTAACATTTTGAGTCTTATGTTCATGCAAATGACTATTGCTAACAACTTTAAAAGTACTGTTCCACAAACAGAAAGTGTCACGGAATACTTAAAGTTTGTGGAAAAACGTTTTCATTCTGCTGATAAGTCTCTCGCTGGTACACTAATGGCTGAATTCACGATCATGAAATTTGATGGGTCGCGTGCAAAATCATATTATCGAGATGACTAA